In Flavobacterium cerinum, one genomic interval encodes:
- a CDS encoding efflux RND transporter permease subunit: protein MNLIRFALRKPISIIVLVMGLIIFGIGAVKSIKVDILPKMNLPVIYLAHPFGGYTPNQMESYFAKNYVNIMLFANGVKSIETKNIQGLTLMKISYYEDTNMAQAAAELSALSNRIQAAFPPGSQPPFIIRFDASSLPVGQLVLSSATRSNNELQDLANVYVRASFTSIPGLLSPPPFGGSPRTVEVNVDPDLLRSHNLTPDQIVEAIRLNNQTAPSGNVRVGDKNYITPTNNTIKEIKDFEKIPLFKGGVQNLYLGDVATVKDGADITAGYALVNGKRSVYVSIAKAGDASTWDVVQRLKAELPKIQSTLPEDVKLSYEFDQSVYVINSVKSLITEGIIGAVLTGLMVLLFLGDRRAALIVILTIPISIISGVLFLKLFGQTINLMSLSGLALAIGILVDESTVTIENIHQHLDMGKPKALAIWDACKEIALPKLLILLCILAVFAPAFTMKGIPGSLFLPLALSIGFSMIVSFLLSQTFVPIMANWLMKDHTKVPHSPEVSDDEAVFMASGLTPESERDTMVQKEILVQRQDFNNDGKISPFERFRNRFMKLIDRLFNYKKPITILYLIGVTGLAVLLLNVIGQDVFPKVNSSQFQMRLKAPDGTRLERTEEKAKVALAELEKMVGKEHLAISSVYVGQHPSLFSVSPIYLFMAGPHEAVFQVALKEYHRDMDDFKDEFRQRLKKVLPDVNVSFEPIELTDKVLSQGSPTPIEVRIAGKNKKKNEEYANKLMAELRKKPYFRDIQLAQPIKYPALDINIDRVRAAQLGVDMGEISRSLIASTSSSRYTEKNTWIDEKAGLSYNVQVQVPLDKMTDIKQIGEIPLLKNTARPVLSDVATITPSYTYGENDNLGAMPYISITANIDHTDLGSASEDVQKAITSLGELPRGLFIEQIGLGKVLTETMSSLESGLLVAVIVIFLMLSANFQSFRISLVILTAVPAVVLGSLLLLLATGSTLNLQSYMGIIMSVGVSIANAVLLITNAEQLRKHNNDALASAREAASLRLRPIIMTSIAMIAGMLPMAIGHGESGEQVSPLGRAVIGGLLFSTFTVLVILPVIFAWVQGKTGTQSVSLDPEDKESKHYIAALDQTDEK, encoded by the coding sequence ATGAATTTAATACGTTTTGCACTTCGTAAACCCATTTCTATTATCGTTTTGGTAATGGGATTGATCATCTTTGGGATTGGTGCTGTAAAAAGTATCAAAGTGGATATTCTTCCGAAAATGAACCTGCCGGTTATTTATCTGGCACACCCGTTCGGAGGATATACACCCAACCAGATGGAATCCTATTTTGCCAAAAACTACGTTAATATAATGTTGTTTGCTAATGGCGTTAAATCAATAGAAACAAAGAATATACAAGGTCTTACCTTAATGAAAATTTCGTATTATGAAGATACGAATATGGCACAGGCTGCGGCTGAATTAAGTGCGCTTTCTAACCGAATTCAGGCGGCTTTTCCTCCGGGATCGCAACCGCCGTTTATTATCCGTTTTGATGCTTCATCGCTTCCGGTCGGACAGTTGGTGTTAAGTAGTGCAACGCGTTCTAATAACGAATTGCAGGATTTGGCTAACGTTTATGTTCGGGCTTCGTTTACGTCCATTCCGGGATTGTTGTCGCCACCACCTTTTGGAGGTAGTCCGCGAACGGTTGAAGTGAATGTTGATCCGGATTTATTGCGTTCCCATAACCTGACGCCGGATCAGATTGTTGAAGCGATTCGTTTGAACAATCAGACGGCGCCTTCCGGAAATGTTAGGGTTGGCGATAAAAATTATATCACACCAACGAATAATACGATTAAGGAGATTAAGGATTTTGAAAAAATTCCGTTGTTTAAAGGCGGCGTTCAAAACTTATATTTAGGTGATGTAGCAACGGTTAAAGACGGTGCGGATATTACGGCGGGTTATGCATTGGTAAACGGAAAACGTTCCGTTTATGTGAGTATCGCCAAAGCGGGTGATGCTTCGACCTGGGATGTGGTACAGCGATTAAAAGCAGAATTGCCTAAAATTCAAAGTACTTTACCGGAAGATGTAAAATTGTCATATGAATTTGATCAGTCGGTATATGTGATCAATTCCGTGAAAAGTTTGATTACGGAAGGGATTATCGGAGCGGTATTGACCGGTTTAATGGTATTATTGTTCCTGGGTGACCGTCGTGCGGCTTTAATTGTGATTCTTACAATTCCGATTTCCATTATATCGGGTGTATTGTTTCTTAAATTATTCGGGCAGACAATTAACCTGATGTCTTTGAGTGGGTTAGCGCTGGCGATCGGTATTTTGGTAGATGAAAGTACGGTAACGATCGAGAATATTCACCAGCATCTCGATATGGGGAAACCCAAGGCACTCGCGATTTGGGATGCCTGTAAGGAAATTGCATTACCGAAATTATTGATCTTATTGTGTATTCTGGCGGTATTTGCGCCGGCATTTACGATGAAAGGGATTCCGGGATCCTTATTCTTACCGCTGGCTTTGTCAATCGGATTTTCAATGATTGTTTCGTTTTTGTTATCGCAGACATTCGTACCGATTATGGCTAACTGGTTGATGAAAGACCATACGAAAGTACCCCATTCACCGGAAGTGAGCGATGATGAGGCTGTTTTTATGGCTTCGGGACTTACACCGGAATCGGAACGGGACACTATGGTGCAGAAGGAAATTCTGGTGCAACGTCAGGATTTTAATAACGATGGAAAAATAAGCCCGTTTGAACGTTTCCGAAATCGTTTTATGAAGCTAATCGATCGCTTATTTAATTATAAAAAACCGATTACGATTCTTTATTTGATAGGTGTAACCGGACTTGCGGTTTTGCTGCTGAATGTTATCGGACAGGATGTGTTCCCGAAAGTCAATTCAAGTCAGTTTCAGATGCGTCTGAAAGCGCCTGACGGAACCCGTCTGGAACGAACGGAAGAAAAAGCAAAAGTAGCATTGGCAGAACTGGAAAAAATGGTCGGAAAAGAACATTTGGCTATTTCGTCAGTCTATGTCGGGCAGCACCCGTCTTTGTTCTCTGTATCACCGATTTATCTTTTTATGGCCGGTCCGCATGAAGCGGTATTCCAGGTTGCTTTAAAAGAGTATCACAGGGATATGGATGATTTTAAAGATGAATTCCGCCAACGGTTGAAAAAGGTCCTTCCGGATGTAAACGTGTCGTTTGAACCGATTGAATTAACGGATAAAGTGTTGAGCCAGGGATCGCCGACACCAATTGAAGTTCGTATCGCCGGTAAAAACAAAAAGAAAAATGAAGAGTATGCGAATAAGCTGATGGCGGAATTACGTAAGAAACCGTATTTCAGAGATATTCAGTTGGCACAACCGATTAAATATCCGGCTTTGGATATTAATATCGACCGGGTACGTGCGGCTCAATTAGGAGTTGATATGGGCGAAATTTCCCGTTCGTTGATTGCTTCTACGTCATCATCCCGTTATACGGAAAAGAATACCTGGATTGATGAAAAGGCAGGATTGTCTTATAATGTACAGGTTCAGGTTCCGTTGGATAAAATGACGGATATTAAACAAATAGGGGAGATTCCGTTGCTGAAAAACACGGCACGTCCGGTATTGAGTGATGTGGCTACGATTACGCCGTCCTATACTTACGGTGAAAACGATAACCTTGGAGCGATGCCTTATATTTCGATCACAGCGAATATTGATCATACCGATTTAGGATCGGCTTCTGAAGATGTTCAAAAAGCGATAACTTCGTTGGGGGAATTACCACGCGGATTGTTTATTGAACAGATCGGTTTGGGTAAAGTATTAACTGAAACGATGAGTAGCCTGGAATCGGGATTATTGGTAGCGGTAATCGTAATCTTCCTGATGTTATCGGCGAACTTCCAATCGTTCCGAATCTCATTGGTTATTTTAACGGCAGTTCCGGCAGTAGTTTTAGGATCGTTATTGTTGTTGTTGGCTACCGGATCGACGCTTAACCTGCAATCGTATATGGGAATCATCATGTCGGTTGGGGTATCAATTGCCAACGCTGTACTATTGATCACTAATGCGGAACAATTGCGAAAACACAATAATGATGCATTGGCTTCGGCTCGTGAAGCGGCTTCCCTGCGTTTGCGTCCGATTATTATGACCAGTATTGCAATGATTGCGGGAATGTTACCGATGGCTATCGGTCACGGTGAAAGCGGTGAACAGGTGTCTCCGTTAGGAAGAGCTGTAATCGGAGGACTTTTATTTTCTACTTTTACAGTGTTAGTTATCCTACCGGTTATTTTTGCCTGGGTACAAGGGAAAACCGGTACACAATCGGTATCATTAGATCCGGAAGATAAAGAAAGTAAACATTATATAGCGGCATTAGATCAAACAGATGAAAAATAA
- a CDS encoding TolC family protein, translating into MIVRKLPLLSLLMCFSGAFSQSLTMKDAIDKGMANYGTLKAKEKYALAAQETVKQSKRDYLPNLTLAAQQDYGTVNGQNGPLYGFGGLGVASSGLPLPEQNWNAAFGALYLVNMNWDFYSFGRIKQRIALSKADADRFQKDSDQEKFQHKVKIAATYLNLLASQRLEISQKKNLERAEVFLKLAAARVKNGLLPGVDSTLASAEVSRARIALNQVKDQVKEQNNKLVTLMGIDIVDIVADTTLVINSPNVIAESKTSGVDSNPVLQFYKSRMEYGQQQLKLFRKEYYPTFSFFGVYQTRASGFNSDYAVDQSSFTHNYWDGVDPTRQNYLLGVGVSWNLTSLARTAKKVKAQKFTTEALEEEYKVMEQQFKAQSDAADVKIQLASLSDKEAPKQVKAAAQAYLQKMTLYKNGLTNLVDVTQTLYTLNRAETDRDIVHVNVWQSLLLKAAATGDFDLFINEL; encoded by the coding sequence ATGATAGTACGAAAATTGCCACTGCTGTCGCTTTTAATGTGTTTTTCCGGAGCGTTCTCCCAGTCGCTCACGATGAAAGATGCAATTGATAAAGGGATGGCTAACTACGGCACACTTAAAGCCAAAGAGAAGTATGCTTTGGCGGCACAGGAAACCGTCAAGCAAAGTAAAAGGGATTACCTGCCGAATCTGACTTTGGCAGCCCAACAGGATTACGGAACTGTGAACGGCCAAAACGGACCGTTGTATGGTTTCGGAGGCTTGGGAGTTGCCTCGTCCGGATTACCTTTACCGGAACAAAACTGGAATGCTGCTTTCGGAGCCTTATACCTGGTGAATATGAACTGGGATTTTTATAGCTTCGGACGTATTAAACAGAGAATTGCCTTGTCTAAGGCAGATGCCGACCGGTTTCAAAAGGATTCCGATCAGGAAAAATTTCAGCATAAAGTTAAAATTGCTGCAACGTATCTGAATCTGTTAGCAAGTCAACGACTTGAAATTTCACAAAAGAAAAACCTCGAAAGAGCGGAAGTATTTTTAAAGCTGGCAGCGGCCCGGGTAAAAAACGGATTGCTACCGGGTGTTGATTCGACATTGGCATCGGCTGAAGTTTCCCGCGCCCGTATCGCATTGAACCAGGTGAAAGATCAGGTGAAAGAACAAAACAATAAACTGGTTACTTTAATGGGGATAGATATTGTCGATATAGTTGCAGATACTACATTGGTAATCAATTCTCCAAATGTTATAGCTGAAAGTAAAACTTCAGGTGTTGATTCGAATCCGGTTTTGCAATTTTACAAGAGCAGAATGGAATACGGACAACAACAATTAAAGCTTTTCCGAAAAGAATATTATCCGACTTTCAGCTTCTTCGGCGTATATCAAACCCGGGCATCGGGATTTAATTCGGATTATGCAGTTGATCAATCTTCGTTTACGCATAACTATTGGGATGGAGTAGATCCGACCCGTCAAAACTACCTTTTGGGCGTAGGTGTAAGCTGGAATCTGACAAGTCTGGCTCGTACGGCTAAAAAAGTTAAAGCGCAGAAGTTTACAACCGAAGCCTTAGAGGAGGAGTATAAAGTGATGGAGCAGCAATTTAAAGCGCAATCGGATGCTGCTGATGTCAAAATACAATTGGCGTCTTTGAGTGATAAAGAAGCACCGAAACAAGTGAAAGCAGCGGCTCAGGCTTATTTACAGAAAATGACACTGTATAAAAACGGACTAACGAATCTGGTTGATGTTACCCAAACGCTTTATACATTAAACCGTGCTGAAACCGATCGGGATATTGTTCACGTGAACGTATGGCAGTCTTTATTGTTAAAAGCCGCTGCAACCGGTGATTTTGACTTATTTATTAATGAATTATAA
- a CDS encoding sensor histidine kinase, translating to MKKILENKWLQEFTILIFSFVLFTLNDWILILSWKGFWMGIVYFLLLYGHAQINRFFLLPILLKKHQPLTYILFSIILILIFSVILHEVSIEVIYKNCFLYKTSMQKTYHFQLGTLVGTLICILGSIQLIEHYRDQKKKTNKELLYNQIQLNALKGQLNPHFLFNTFNTLYGISLQYPERTSDMIMRVSQLLRYQVENSQKEYVSLEDEIDFITSYIELEKERVGYRCEIEFDYKTDSDSDYMIAPMLLIPFVENTFKHGTCAIENCFVRINLSVNNGKLRLETLNSIPDKKRKIVSTKIGLSNATERLRILYPKKHNLEIQQEAKQYRVLLEMDLL from the coding sequence ATGAAGAAGATTTTAGAGAACAAATGGTTACAGGAATTCACAATCCTAATTTTCTCATTTGTTCTTTTCACACTAAACGACTGGATTTTAATATTAAGCTGGAAGGGATTCTGGATGGGGATTGTATATTTTTTACTCTTATACGGTCACGCCCAGATTAACCGCTTTTTCCTGTTACCTATCTTACTGAAAAAGCACCAACCTTTAACCTATATTTTATTCTCAATTATCTTAATATTAATATTTTCTGTAATATTACATGAAGTTTCAATTGAAGTAATTTACAAGAATTGTTTTTTGTATAAAACCTCAATGCAAAAGACCTATCATTTCCAATTAGGTACATTAGTCGGCACCTTAATTTGTATTTTAGGAAGTATTCAGTTGATTGAGCATTACCGGGATCAGAAGAAGAAAACAAACAAGGAATTGCTCTACAATCAGATCCAGTTAAACGCCTTAAAAGGTCAGTTAAATCCGCATTTCCTCTTTAATACTTTTAATACCCTTTACGGAATTAGTCTCCAATATCCGGAACGCACTTCCGACATGATCATGCGGGTTTCCCAATTACTACGCTATCAGGTAGAAAACTCCCAAAAAGAATACGTATCCCTGGAAGATGAAATCGACTTTATTACAAGTTATATCGAACTGGAAAAAGAGCGTGTCGGTTACCGTTGTGAAATCGAATTCGACTATAAAACCGATTCCGACTCCGATTATATGATCGCCCCGATGTTATTAATCCCATTTGTAGAAAACACCTTTAAACACGGAACCTGTGCGATTGAAAATTGCTTTGTTAGGATTAATCTTTCCGTAAATAATGGTAAATTACGTCTGGAAACCTTAAATTCGATTCCGGATAAAAAACGTAAAATAGTTTCCACTAAAATCGGATTGAGCAATGCTACAGAACGATTACGCATCCTTTATCCGAAAAAACACAATCTGGAAATCCAACAGGAAGCCAAACAATACCGTGTACTACTTGAAATGGACTTGTTATGA
- a CDS encoding LytR/AlgR family response regulator transcription factor — protein MITTPKKCIIVDDEPAAHYVLTNYIKQNPQLELAAQCYNGIEALHYLRENTVDLMFLDIDMPEISGLELLQTLKNPPKTILTTAYSEFALESYEYGVIDYLLKPIYFPRFLKSIERYLSLQFIEKETESPITLNVKVNGKNINICLNDILYVQSYGNYVKIFTKARTFVTAITTNQLVQELPSDQFMRVHKSYIIAINKIDQHEKEHIVINNEKIPLGITFRRELNERLRLLS, from the coding sequence ATGATAACGACACCTAAAAAATGTATTATTGTTGATGATGAACCTGCTGCTCATTATGTTTTAACGAACTATATCAAGCAAAATCCACAGCTGGAACTTGCCGCGCAATGTTATAACGGTATTGAAGCCCTTCATTATTTACGGGAAAACACGGTCGATCTGATGTTTCTGGATATCGATATGCCGGAAATCAGCGGACTCGAATTGCTTCAAACCCTTAAAAATCCACCGAAAACAATCTTGACAACCGCTTATTCCGAGTTTGCTTTGGAAAGCTATGAATACGGCGTAATTGACTATTTACTGAAACCGATCTATTTTCCGCGTTTCCTGAAATCAATTGAACGTTATCTTTCCCTGCAATTCATTGAAAAGGAAACCGAAAGCCCGATTACATTAAATGTAAAAGTAAACGGTAAAAACATCAATATTTGCCTGAATGATATTTTATATGTTCAAAGCTACGGGAACTACGTTAAGATTTTCACTAAAGCCAGAACCTTCGTAACAGCAATTACCACCAATCAGCTTGTACAGGAACTTCCATCCGATCAGTTTATGCGGGTACATAAATCGTATATCATCGCTATTAATAAAATCGATCAGCACGAAAAAGAACATATCGTGATCAATAATGAAAAAATTCCGTTAGGGATTACATTCCGCAGAGAACTGAACGAACGCTTACGGTTATTATCATAA
- a CDS encoding Dyp-type peroxidase, with the protein MKTLNYEERFEEVWRHCQRGLVYPSPFAIFTTFWFKRAHEKQPLTGDQLIGHKRHLARVMADIRLKINKSEALKDRNTTVILGISFENWAIISAAEGKPLPKGMKLNYPEAHNPFESKVFRASNGAFVDSQGDIWFHIKSDSEKACEIVNALLIEILEPITKKHYSQEAASKSNEADGHRGKVLGCRFSENLNNPSDPISIAKHTLIGCDDMAHFGGSFVLAQRFLINWNQINMMTEDQIEDLIGRKTDDTIIPDRDSRSHIKAARIQDTNGNTTPVLRLGLPFGRAKQNGNSGFRNPKSVTVSDEEGIYFAGFCKEIGILENIMSNQIGPDSGFMNDRLFNHLRSDLGGIFYIPSVDDLKLDELEGYKNNYSFIESKDWSRFPGVDWTRLDRHYQNASKNELMYYNHQNYLFTMSTEIGRNNDYFKVPTNRILSLMENIFSLWQDNWYFNRKQEEIKEDIRFYIDRYHGSDKPSDIMNESIMIRKGWAIRLSLQLFSSADYGFRGRKIRLEDGTLIPYSSFREKDGQIVYGSDTFRISPEEIIVGAMPNLSLGEGRYVMRYLTDSERLDGFLVNLSEASGVGHVIPHYEKALQKGLKVMMDEILDYEKNTTDTTKKELYQSAYLALKGISEYCLNYAELARQTAAKMSAGQAWEKENLESIAYRMTKLATEKPDTLVEAVQFIFTLHSCLHLNGEPTAIGRMDQLLQPFYESDSVSEDEAQEIIDAFYIKLDEKVQQNRIFMEDHQPFGNLAMGGSSGPYPQGASLGQWIQQITVGGTIVDGNPDFEETRPAYNDMTLLFIKASGRLPLNAPCLSLRTRKDIPKEILEAAAHALLSGGAHPILLNDEKIIKGLYHSGDGVGGKLGSETKKWNSAVSMESAQNYACDGCYEPQFPGENWFSLGGFSTLQPLECALNQGRTYSSAGESYLFGQVVSLNSKPADQIKSFEELVDIYFQHFEWLNRKAFNGQLMGYGANTKFCPSPILNVLMDDCLARGLDFYSGGTKYNIYGPCYISLSAAINSLYAIKTMVFDEKNAVTTLPELLECLCCDWGHKMTEPFISNLAGESRIAGRSDRFKRLREIALAQPRYGRGHADIDAFGNTIVEGIAKKSVATFTEPWPQLYETFKNMATKFGTEEFPFGLQIQPGVGTFENHVEMGAWNGASADGRRLGTTVASDLSAMPSPADLPIEHQHAGFEESLAGFDGIGAEMMTDGAPTDYNIDENFPVEKLVQVMQQFANGQSSNILTITVANPDTFTDAVDSPEQYDLLRVRTGGWTNFFTSVFPVIQDQHRRRPVSTPEEVQKEKRMAKGCPFHQKIAQE; encoded by the coding sequence ATGAAAACACTTAACTACGAAGAGCGATTTGAAGAAGTGTGGAGACACTGCCAAAGAGGATTGGTATATCCGTCGCCATTTGCCATTTTTACAACCTTTTGGTTTAAAAGAGCGCATGAAAAACAACCGTTAACCGGTGATCAATTGATCGGACACAAAAGACATTTAGCCCGAGTAATGGCAGATATCCGTCTGAAAATCAACAAAAGTGAAGCTTTAAAAGACAGGAACACCACCGTTATTTTAGGTATTTCATTTGAAAACTGGGCTATAATCAGTGCCGCAGAAGGAAAACCACTTCCAAAAGGGATGAAATTAAACTATCCGGAAGCTCATAATCCTTTCGAATCAAAAGTATTCCGGGCTTCAAACGGTGCTTTTGTCGACTCACAGGGCGACATCTGGTTTCATATTAAAAGTGACAGTGAAAAAGCCTGTGAGATTGTTAATGCCCTATTAATCGAAATTTTAGAGCCGATAACGAAAAAACATTATTCGCAGGAAGCCGCTTCTAAATCGAATGAAGCCGATGGCCACCGCGGAAAAGTACTCGGATGTCGTTTTTCGGAAAACCTGAACAATCCTTCTGATCCGATTTCAATAGCTAAGCACACTTTAATCGGTTGTGATGATATGGCTCATTTCGGCGGGTCATTTGTATTGGCACAACGTTTTCTGATCAACTGGAATCAGATCAATATGATGACAGAAGATCAGATTGAAGATCTTATCGGCCGTAAAACGGATGACACTATTATCCCGGATCGCGATTCCCGTTCACACATTAAAGCGGCTCGAATTCAGGATACCAACGGAAACACTACTCCGGTTCTTCGTTTAGGATTACCTTTCGGAAGAGCAAAACAAAACGGAAACTCCGGATTCAGAAATCCGAAATCCGTTACCGTATCGGATGAAGAAGGTATCTATTTTGCCGGTTTTTGTAAAGAAATCGGGATTCTGGAAAACATCATGAGTAATCAGATCGGTCCGGACAGCGGTTTTATGAACGACCGTTTGTTTAATCATTTGCGATCCGACCTCGGCGGTATTTTCTATATTCCTAGTGTAGACGATCTGAAACTGGATGAATTAGAAGGATACAAAAACAATTATAGCTTTATTGAATCCAAAGATTGGTCACGTTTTCCGGGTGTAGACTGGACGCGTTTGGATCGTCATTATCAGAATGCTTCCAAAAACGAGCTGATGTATTACAACCATCAGAATTACCTTTTTACGATGTCTACCGAAATCGGGCGTAACAACGATTACTTCAAAGTACCTACAAATCGTATTTTAAGCCTTATGGAGAACATTTTCTCGTTATGGCAGGATAACTGGTACTTTAACCGCAAACAAGAAGAAATTAAAGAGGATATTCGTTTTTATATCGATCGTTATCACGGAAGCGATAAACCTTCGGATATTATGAACGAATCGATTATGATCCGTAAAGGATGGGCTATTCGTCTGAGCTTACAATTATTCAGCTCTGCCGATTACGGTTTCCGGGGACGTAAAATCCGACTTGAAGACGGAACATTGATTCCTTATTCTTCATTCCGTGAAAAAGACGGTCAAATCGTATACGGATCTGATACTTTCCGTATTTCACCGGAAGAAATTATTGTAGGTGCCATGCCTAATCTTTCACTGGGAGAAGGTCGCTATGTAATGCGTTATCTGACAGACAGTGAGCGTCTGGATGGTTTCCTTGTTAATCTGAGTGAGGCTTCCGGTGTGGGCCACGTAATTCCGCATTATGAAAAAGCGTTGCAAAAAGGACTAAAAGTCATGATGGACGAAATCTTGGATTACGAAAAGAATACAACGGATACAACTAAAAAAGAACTTTATCAGTCGGCTTACCTGGCTTTAAAAGGAATTTCGGAATACTGTCTGAATTATGCCGAACTGGCACGTCAGACTGCTGCAAAAATGAGCGCCGGACAAGCCTGGGAAAAAGAAAACCTGGAATCGATTGCTTACCGAATGACCAAACTTGCCACGGAAAAACCGGACACATTGGTCGAAGCCGTACAATTTATCTTTACGCTACACAGCTGTCTGCACCTCAACGGAGAACCAACAGCTATCGGTCGTATGGATCAGCTTTTACAACCTTTCTACGAAAGTGATTCCGTTTCCGAAGACGAAGCACAGGAAATCATTGATGCTTTCTATATCAAGCTGGACGAAAAAGTACAGCAGAACCGTATTTTTATGGAAGATCATCAACCATTCGGAAATCTGGCTATGGGCGGTAGTTCCGGTCCTTATCCGCAAGGTGCTTCATTAGGCCAATGGATCCAACAGATCACGGTTGGCGGTACTATTGTTGACGGAAATCCTGATTTTGAAGAAACTAGACCTGCTTATAATGACATGACGTTATTGTTTATCAAGGCTTCGGGAAGGTTACCGCTAAACGCACCTTGTTTGTCGTTACGAACCCGAAAAGATATTCCGAAGGAAATACTGGAAGCAGCAGCTCATGCCCTTTTATCCGGCGGAGCACACCCGATCTTGCTAAACGATGAAAAAATCATCAAAGGTTTATACCACAGCGGAGACGGTGTAGGTGGAAAACTGGGCAGTGAAACCAAAAAATGGAACTCGGCTGTTAGTATGGAATCGGCACAGAATTATGCCTGCGACGGTTGTTATGAACCGCAATTCCCGGGTGAAAACTGGTTCTCTTTAGGCGGATTTTCTACTTTGCAACCGTTGGAATGCGCTTTAAACCAAGGTAGAACCTATTCATCAGCAGGTGAATCGTATTTATTCGGTCAGGTGGTTTCATTAAATTCCAAACCGGCCGATCAGATCAAATCATTTGAAGAACTGGTGGATATTTATTTCCAGCATTTCGAATGGTTAAACCGAAAAGCCTTTAACGGTCAGCTAATGGGTTATGGTGCGAATACCAAATTCTGCCCTTCTCCTATTCTGAATGTCCTGATGGACGATTGTTTAGCAAGAGGTTTGGATTTTTATAGCGGCGGAACCAAATACAACATCTACGGTCCTTGTTATATCTCGCTAAGTGCGGCCATTAATTCGCTTTATGCTATCAAAACAATGGTATTTGACGAGAAAAATGCCGTAACAACATTACCGGAATTACTGGAATGTCTGTGCTGTGACTGGGGCCATAAAATGACCGAACCGTTTATTAGTAATCTGGCCGGAGAATCGCGTATTGCAGGCCGTTCCGATCGTTTTAAACGTCTAAGAGAAATTGCTTTGGCACAACCGCGCTACGGAAGAGGTCATGCCGATATTGATGCCTTTGGTAACACGATTGTGGAAGGTATTGCGAAAAAATCGGTGGCGACATTTACAGAACCCTGGCCGCAATTATATGAAACTTTTAAAAATATGGCTACCAAATTCGGAACGGAAGAATTTCCATTCGGACTTCAGATTCAGCCGGGTGTCGGAACTTTTGAAAACCATGTGGAAATGGGTGCCTGGAACGGAGCCAGTGCCGATGGTCGTCGTTTAGGTACTACGGTTGCTTCCGATTTAAGTGCGATGCCTAGTCCTGCTGATCTTCCTATCGAACATCAACATGCCGGATTTGAAGAATCATTAGCCGGATTTGACGGTATCGGTGCCGAAATGATGACAGACGGAGCGCCAACCGATTATAATATTGATGAAAACTTCCCGGTTGAAAAGCTGGTTCAGGTAATGCAACAATTTGCAAACGGTCAGTCGTCCAATATCCTGACTATTACCGTAGCGAATCCGGATACCTTTACAGATGCGGTAGATTCACCGGAACAATACGATCTGCTTCGTGTTCGTACAGGAGGATGGACAAACTTCTTTACATCGGTATTCCCTGTAATTCAGGATCAACACCGTCGTCGTCCCGTTTCGACTCCGGAAGAAGTACAAAAAGAAAAAAGAATGGCAAAAGGATGTCCTTTCCATCAGAAAATAGCACAGGAATAG
- a CDS encoding Crp/Fnr family transcriptional regulator, translating into MTQYDLLRQHIAEICPLSDSEWEYVSQHFTFRKLRKHQFLVQKGEMVPCEFWIIKGLVKTYAIDCDGKEHILQFAMEEYWTSDFQAFQNQVPACMYMDCIEDSEFFCLKLEDREKICHEIPSMANFFRIKAHYGYIALQQRIMSLLTETAEERYNNLIKKLPRLIQRVPKKLLASYLGVTRETLSRLKS; encoded by the coding sequence ATGACCCAATACGACCTTTTACGTCAACACATTGCTGAAATTTGTCCGCTTTCGGATAGTGAATGGGAATATGTTTCACAGCATTTTACCTTTCGGAAACTGCGCAAACACCAGTTTCTGGTTCAAAAAGGCGAAATGGTACCGTGTGAATTCTGGATCATTAAAGGATTGGTTAAAACCTATGCTATCGATTGTGACGGCAAAGAGCATATTCTTCAGTTTGCAATGGAAGAATATTGGACCAGCGATTTCCAGGCTTTTCAAAACCAGGTTCCGGCTTGTATGTATATGGACTGCATTGAAGATTCGGAGTTTTTTTGTCTGAAACTGGAAGACCGTGAAAAAATTTGTCATGAGATTCCGTCTATGGCTAATTTTTTCAGAATTAAAGCGCATTACGGTTATATCGCACTGCAACAACGTATCATGTCGCTACTTACTGAAACTGCCGAAGAACGTTATAACAACCTCATCAAAAAACTACCGCGTCTTATTCAGCGTGTTCCTAAAAAGTTACTGGCTTCTTATCTCGGCGTAACCCGCGAAACCCTTAGCCGACTTAAAAGCTAA